The following is a genomic window from Candidatus Hydrogenedentota bacterium.
CGGGCGGCGCGTGCTCATTCGCGGCGGCGCGTGGATGACCGCCGACATGCTGCTGCGGCTGACACCCGAGCGCTACGAGGCGTTGGTCCGCTACGCGAGCGAGGCCGGGCTGAATATGCTGCGATCGGAGGGGTTCTCGATTCGCGAGACGGACGAGTTCTACAACCTGTGCGACCGCTACGGCGTCATGGTCACGCAACAGATATTCGGCCGGAACCTTCCGGACGAGGCATTGGCGCTGGCCTGCATTGACGACATGATGCTGCGCGTGCGGCCGCACCCGAGCCTGGTTCATTTCCTTGGCCACGACGAAACATATCCGACTGACCACCTCGACGAAGGTTATCAGGCGCTGATTGAAAAATACCGGCTCCACCGCACGTATCAGCCGCACTCGGGCACATTCTATGTGCCCGAGCGCGCGCGCACCGGCGGCACGCGCACCGGCACGCGCGAATTGTGGACCTATGTCTCGCCCGAGCACTACTACCGGCGCACCTTCGACGGCGCGTGGGGCTTCGCGCAGTCCGGAGGCATCGGCGGCATCGTCGCGCACGAGGACAGTATCCGGGCAATGATGCCCGAGGACCAGCTCTGGCCGGCGCTCGATACGGAAGCGTGGTCGTTCCACAGCGTGGCCCAGGGCGGCGAATACTTCGACGCGTTCCGCGAGAGCATGAACGCGTCCTACGGCGCGCCCGCGAACCTCCTTGATTTCCTGCGCAAGGCCTATGCGATGAATTACAGCAGCGCCCGCGGCATGTTCGAGGCCTACGGACGCAACAAATACAAGGCGACCGGCATCACGACCTGGAAATACGACGCGGCGTGGCCGGCCGCGATCACGTGGCAGTATGTGGACTGGTACCTGCGCCCCACAGCGGCGTATTTCGGCGCGAAGAAGGCCTGCGAGCCGCTGCACGCGCAATTTGCCTACGACGACCGCGGTGTCTGGGTCGTGAATACGCATGGCCAGCCCTATTCCGGGGTCACGGTGACGGCGACGGTGCGCAACTTCGATCTTGTCCCCGTGTTTGAGAAAGAAGCCGTGGTTGCCGTCGAGGCGGACGGCAAAACGCAGGCGTTCGTGATTCCGGGGCCGGAGGGCTTCAGCGACGTGCATTTTCTGACGCTGGAATTGCGGGACGCGTCCGGCGCGCTTGTTTCGGACAACTTCTACTGGCTCTCCACTGTGCCCGATATCCCCGGCACGAGCGGCCACAACCTGAAGGGCCTCTTCTGGACCAAGCCGAAATCGCGCGCGGTCTTCACCCGCTTGAACGAGCTGCCGCCCGCCACGCTGCAGGCGGCGTGGCGCGTCACGGCTGAGGGCGGCACAACTGCCGGACACGCGACGATTGAGAACACAGGGCCCGTGCTGGCCTTTCTCGTGCAACTGGATGCGCTCGCCGGCGAAGACGGTCCGTCGATTGCGCCCGCGTATTGGTCGGACAACTACTTCAGCCTGCTCCCGGGCGAACGCCGCGAGGTGACAATGCGTATTCCCACGGCGGCCGCGGGGCCGAAAGCCTGCTTCCTGCGCTTGTCTGGATGGAACGTGGCGGCATCAGCCGTGAATGGGTCCGAATAGAGGGCTATTCAGGGGCGGTACGGATTTCCTGCCCGAGGCAGACAGGCGCCGTGGCGGCCGCGGCGTTACGGTCATCGCGATTATGTGCGACGGAAAACCCAGGGCGAATCCGCCTGCGGAGTTCGTCATGCTGCCGGGAGATGTGCTGGTGACGGCCGGCGCACTTGCACAGCCTGACATAGCCCGAAGTCCGGTGGAAATCAAGGCGCTGCCGAAAGATGAGGCCTTGAAGGATGCTACGCCGCCGCCCCTGATGGTTCGCGCGTGTCTGGTCAAAACGGCAGGCCGAGGCGTATGCGTTCCTCGTATACGGCCAGGGCCTTCTCGCGATACGTTTCGCTTTCTTCGAGGTATCGCTCGCCCTTTTCCTTAGACCCGTTCTCGATCAAAAGTTCGCCGTAGCCCTTCAGGGCGCCGCGCAGGTCCCAGTTGGCCTGGGACGAAGCTTCGGGGCGCAGGCGCTGCGCCCAGCGGTATTGCTCGATCGCCTGCTCGAAATAGGTCATGCGAGACTCGACGGGCGTGGACCGGCCCTTCTTCCACAGGCCTGCGCCGTAACGTGTCCGGAATTCCGACCGCAGCGGACTGCGCGCGACGGCCTTTTCGGCCCACTGCAGGTACCCGGCGAGGCAACGCTGGAAGCGGTCCTGTTGACTTCCGCCTTCCGTCACGTCGAGAAGCATGTCGTACCAGTCCAGAATATGCGCGGCGAAGTCGGGCCGGTGCGGGAACATGCGGTCCAGCGCTTCCAGTTCACGAATCCAAGCCTCGGCCGCGTCCATGGCGACCTCAAGTGCTGCCCACGGTTTCCTATTGAACCAAATCCAGGTCTCGCGCGTAAGCGGGTCGCCGGGTTCCAGGCGCCGCCAGCCGCCAGCCGCCGTGGGCGCGGCCAACGTGCCGATGCGTTCCAGGGTTTGCCGCAGTTCGTTGAGTTCCGCGTCCTGCGACAGGCCGGGCTGGAAGAACGTGAGCACATCGACCAGACGCACGCCCGGGACGCGTTTCGTTGGCTGCGCGCTGTTTCGCCGCGCCAGTTCCTGGTCCATGCCGTAATCAAACACGCCGCGCAGACAGGTGCGGCCCACGTCGAAGCGGTCTTGCAGCCGGTCCAGGCTGGCGACGTTCACCCAGTTGCCGCTGATGGCGTGGTTCTGGCGATAGACGCGCAGGCTCATTCCCGCGATGAGGGCCGCGCCTGTGAGCAGCGCCAGCACGATAATCTGGTGGGCGGTGTGCCGGCCGCCCGACGCCGTCTCCGTCCCCGCCTCGGCGGTTTGCGCGCGCGCATAGAACAGCGCCGCGATCAGACAGACGTAGAACACGAGCGAGGTGTTGTAGAAGTTGAAATCGACGAGCGAGTGAATGAGAAACGCCAACACGCCCGCGTAGAGTCCCGCCAACAGCCACCGGTCGGCGCGACGGTGCTCGCGCACTATCCGAACCGCGCCCCAGACCGCGAAATACGCCCAGAACCCCGTGAAAGCGAGGAAACCAAAGATCCCGGTTTCACATAGCGCTTGCAGGTAGTCGTTGTGCGCCGTTTGCACATCCCCTGCGTCGACGGTCTGATATTGCGGGTAGGCGACCCCAAAATTGCCCCAGCCAACACCCAGTAGCGGGTTGTCCGCGGCCATACGCAGCCCGACCTTCCAATACGTGGCCCGCAATGCGAAGGACGAGGGGTCCAGCAGGTCCTGCATTCGCACACTGGCGCCCTCTTCAAGCAATTGCCGGTTGACCTCGGGCATCTCCGGCGTGGGTGCGGCCGCGACCTCGCCTGTGTTCGCGGTAGCCGCGACGGGCGCGGGGGCCGCGTCTTGTGCACGGGCCTGCCCAAAGTTCAGCGCGACGGCGCCGCAACACAGCGCAAGCAGGGCTGCGGCCGCGGTGCGCGCCGCGGGCGCGGGCGCGCGCGGTCCGCGCCGCGCGGCCCAGAGGATAGCCGCGGCAGCGGCCGACGCCAGCGCGAGGGACAGCATGGCGCCGCGTGAGAAGGTCAGCCAAAGCGCGATGCATTGAACCACCACGAGGAAGAGAAAGAAATACGCGGTAAACGCGTACCCTGCGGGCCAGACCCCGCGCGAGACGGCATAACGGTACGCGATGGCCCCGTGCGCCACGCCCACGAGCACGGCGGCGGCGAAGGCCAGCGCGAACAGGAAGGGGACGTCCCTCTCGATGTGCGCGAGCATGACATATAGCGCAGTGATATAGAAACTGACTGCCATCGAAGTAATGAGCACCAGCAACGCCAGACGGAATGCGGCGGCCCGCGAAACCTTGCCCGTCTGCGCGCACGCTGTCTCGTTGTGGCGCAGCACGCCGTGCATCGCGGCGCCGATGCTCAGGGGAATGCCGAGAATCAGGAAAGCCCCGAGCGCGTTGGGGAAGAGCATGGTGCCGAAAGCACGGTTGATATTGAGCCGGCGCAGCAGTTCGGGCGTTGGTTCGGTAACGCCGAAAATGCGGTAGAGAATCCTGGGGTCTTTCAGCATTTCCTGGCGTGTGTAGTCGAACACAAATTCGTACTGCATCACGGCGTACACGGCATGACACAGCTCGCCCGCGGCGAACCCCGCGGCCACGACGGCCACCGCCGCGCGCGAGCGCAGCGCACTGGTTGCGAGCATGAAGAGGGCAAGGAATGAGGACCATTGCAGGATGCGGTGGTACGTGTTATCGAATTGATAGGTAGTCAGGGCCGTGAACGCGCCGGCAACGAGGAATGCGCCAAGCAGCAGGGCAGGGCCGGCATGCTGGATGCGCCCGCCGCGCATGAGCACGCGGACGCCCCACAACACGAAGAGGAACAGGGTCGCGCAAGTGAAGTAGGCTTCGTCGCCCGGGTACGTCTGGCCGTCGAGCCAGTGCCGCAAGAAGGCCAGCATCGCCAGGCCGAAACTCGGATGCGTCATGCCAAGGCCCGCGATGAGCGCCAGCGACGCGGCAACGACAAGCGCGGCTACGTCGACCCGCGCGAGCAGCGCGGAACCTGGGAAATAGAACTTGAGCAGCAGCAAGAAGAAGGCGGCGGCGGCGAATGCCGCCAAGGCGCCCAGCGCGGAATAGAGCACGCGGGGGCGGGGAAAGTCCGCGGGCCAAGACCGGACGGCTTCCGGGTTTGAAACGCCGGACGGTTGCGTGTTTCTTGGCGTGGAGTTCCGCGCGCTCTGTTTGCGACTCACTGGTGATTGCCTCCGCGTTTGTTGCCCGCGTTCATCAACAGCACGATCAACAGAAACACGCCGATGGTCTGGCCCAGGATGATCAGGGTGCCGGTCATTGTCGCGGTCGGCAGCAGCGCGCCGCCCAATCCGGCGACGGCGGCCACGAGCAGAATGAATTCAACCGCCTGCCGCGTGGACATGCCCAGGTCCACCAGCCGGTGCGAGAAATGGCGCTTGTCGCCGAGCATGATCGACTGGCCGCTGCGCCAGCGCAGGTACATCACGCTGAACGTGTCGAACAACGGCACGCTCAACGCGAGCAGCGGCGCGGCGACCGCGATCCGCGAACTGGCGGTCTGCGTGTGGAACGTGCCGACGACGGCGACCGTGGCCAGCATGAAGCCGCTGAACAGCGCGCCCGCGTCGCCCATGAAGATCCGCGCCGGGTTCAGGTTGTGATAGAGGAAGCCGCCCATCGCCCCGGCGAAGACCATGAGCAGCAGGCGCACGAATTCCTGCTCCGTTCCGTGCGTTTGCACGGCCAGAAAGAAGGAAAACGCCGCGATTACGGAGACGCCGCCGCAAAGCCCATCCATGTTATCCAGGAGATTGAGGGAATTCGTCATGAACACAATCCACGTGATCGTCAAGGCGGCGGAGAGCCACGCCGCGGCCGATTCGGGCAGCCATGGCAAGTCCACGAAGAACAGCCGGACTGAGATGCCGCACCAGACCAGCAGCCCGGCGGCGGCCAGTTGCACCACGAGTTTGGTCCAGGGCGATAGACGCTTGATATCATCCCAGACGCCCAGCGCGAAAATGAGCAACCCGCCGCCCGCGATGCCGGCCAGTTTCGAGCGGTGCCCCTCGCCCAGGGAAATGCGCAGGTTTTCCTCCAGCCAGCCGAGGCTGTAGCGCTCCATCACGAGCATGGCGCAGACGTGTGCCACGAGGCATCCGTAGAACGTGATGACAACGGCGGCGCCGCCAAGCAACGGGACCGGCTCCGCATGAATCTTGCGTTCGCCCGGGTGATCGACGATATTCCGGCGCAGCGCGAACCGGCGCACGGCTTCCGTCAGGCCCAACGCGACGAGAAACGACAGACCCAATGCGTATCCGTAAACCAGGTACTGATTGGCAATCATCCCATATCCTGTCAGGCTCCGCCGCGGCATGGACATCCTGCCCACACCTCACGCGACGGCATAAGGTTTCAATCCCGGCCAAGATGGCCGCGCCACACTTCCTGAAACAGCGCAAACTCGGCGCGCGCCGCCGTTTCCGCGTGGAAATCGCGCCGCACGCGTTCGCGAGCATACGCGCCCATACTTTCGCGGCGGGCCGGGTCGTCCAGGAGCGCATTGACGGCCTCGGCCAAGGCATCCGGGTCTCGTGGCGCCACGTTGAGCCCCGTCCGGCTGTCAAGGTTCGCGTATTCTACCCCCGTGCCGAGGCGCGTGGCCACCACGGGCTTGCCGCAGGCGTGCGCTTCCAGGATCGAGATGCCGAACGCCTCGCTGCGCTCGACCGAAGGGAATGCGAACACGGCGCAGCCGTGCACGTGCGCAACGAGGTCTTCGTGCGACAACTCGCCGGGAAAGGCGATGTCCACGCCCAGTTCGCGGGCAAGCGCCATGACCTCGGAACGCTCGGGCCCGTCGCCCGCGATGACCACCTTCGCGCGGATGCCTTGCGCGGCGCGCACGAGGTACGGCAGGCCCTTATAGTACCGGTGGCGGCCCGAAAACAGCACGTAATCGCGGCCATATTGCGCCCGCAAGGCCGCGACGCGCGCCGCATTCGGGTGCTCGAATTCCTCGGGCAGGATGCCGAGCGGCACGACGCGGCAGCGGTCGCGCAGTTCCGCGAGAATCGGCGAGGTCTCGACATATGCGGGCGATGTGGGAATGATGACGGCGGCCTGCCTCAGGAAATGCATCAGGAAAGGGCGGTACAGGCGCATGGCGCGGGCCTGGCGCACGACGTCGCTGTGGTAGCGCACGACGAGCCTGCCGCGCGGCCGCGCCAGCAGCCAGCTTAGTTCCGCCGTCGGGTTCGGCACGTGCACGACGACGACATCCGCCCGCATGCGCCGCAACCGCCACGGAAATGACGGCGAGAACGGCGCACTCTGAAACCGGCCCCATTCGCCCGCCTCGGTCACCCGCGTGCCGTCCCGCTCGACCACGCGCGTGCGCGGCGTGCCGCTGCAGACCAGCGCCTCGACCTCGGCCCATTGCCGCTGGTACCGGCACATCAGGCCGATGTGCCGCTCCATCCCGCCCGCGACGGGCGGGTAGAAATCCTTATATACGTGCAGGATTTTCATGAACGGAAGACGTCGTGCGCTTGCGGTTGACGCCGGACACCCTAACACGGCCCGATCCCGCTTTCCAAGACCGGGACATGGGGACAGCCACGTCTCCGCTCGAAGACTCGCTCCGCCTGTGGCAGTCCCCGAAACCGTTCGTGCCCGTACTCGTAATCGCCCACGGCCGCCGCACCTCACCGGGTCACACCGGAACGGGGCGAGGACGCCGCGTCTACATTGCCTTCTCCGGCGAAATTTGCCAGAATCGCCCGCAAGTCCTAACCGTGTGGGGAGTATTGACATGAGATACGTCGTGGTTACTTTGGTGTTGACGGGGGTTCTGACTGCCGGCGCCGCATTCGCGGACGATATCCGCGTGGGCATGATCGGCCTCGACACGTCGCACGTGATCGCGTTCACGCAATTGCTGAACGACCCGAACGACCCGAATCACGTGCCCGGAGCCAAAGTCGTAGCGGCGTACAAGGGCGGCAGCCCGGACCTCGAATCGAGCAGCAGCCGTGTCGACGGCTATACCGAACAGTTGCAGCGCGATTTCGGCGTTCAGGTCGTCGCGTCCATCGAGGAACTCTGCACCCTGGTCGACGCTATCATGCTCGAAAGCGTCGATGGCCGCCCCCACCTCGAACAGGTCAAGCCCGTGTTCGCCGCCGGGCTGCCCGTATTCATCGACAAGCCGCTCGCGGGCTCCCTGCGCGACGCCATCGCCATCGCCCGGCTCGGCAAGGAACACAATACGCCCTGGTTCAGTTGTTCGTCCTACCGCTACTACGAATCCCTGACCTCGCTGTTGCAGCAAGACGTGGGCGACATCCGCGGCGCGGTTTCGTGGGGCCCGTGCAGCCTCGAAGAACATCACCCGGACCTGTTCTGGTACGGCGTGCACCCGACCGAGGCGTTGTTCACCGTGCTCGGCCGCGGCTGCGAGTCGGTGGTGCGCACGACCACGCCCGACACCGACGTGGTTACCGGCGTCTGGTCGAACGGGCGCGTCGGCACGCTCATCGGCCTGCGCAACCAGGCCACGCCGCACAAGGTCGTCATTTTCGGGACCAAGGCGGTCGTCGAGCAGGAGGAAAGCGGCGATTACGCGCCCATGGTTCGCGAAGCCGTGAAGTTCTTCCAGACCCGCATCGCGCCCATCGACCCCGAGGAAACCATCGAGATGTTCGCGTTCATGGAAGCCGCCGACGAGAGCAAACGCCTCGGCGGCGCGCCCGTCAGGATTCAGGACGTCATCGCCAAAGCCACCGCGGAATGACGGCCTAGAAATAGATCACTGTCGAGAAGTAGAGGTAGTGCTGGCGCACGTCGGCGTCGGTGGACTTGAGTCCGAAGGTGTCCTTGCGCACGTCGTCGCCCCAGCGGTACTGATAGGCGATGTCGAGGTTGACGCGGTTGCGGATGAGCAGCCCGGCGCCCAGCGCGATGCCGTAGTAGTCGTCGGGCTTGCCGTCGCCCTTGGATTCGAGGCCGAGCGCGGGGCCGAAGCCGAACCAGAGGTCGTCGCGGTGGCTGGCGGGCTCGGGGTCGTAGAAGACGCCGGCGCGCAGGCTCGGCAGGAAGTCCTGGCGCGGCTTGGTCGGATCGACAAAGACGTATTCGGCGCCCAGGCGCACGGTGTAGGTGGGGTCGTGCGGGCTGAGAAACTTGGGCAGGCCGGTGACGCCGGAGGTGCGTCGCGGCGTGACGAAGCCGAAGCCACCGCCCGCGGGCGCGAGGGTCAACGCGGATTCGTCGATGATTACGAAATCGTCCCATTCGCGGCGGGTTACGTCGAGCGAGAGCGTCAGCTTGTCGTTGGGGAAGCGGTAGGCCATGCCGAACCCGAGCGCGTCGGGGAAGGTGATTTCCCGGTCTCGTTTTGTTGTGGTGCGGAAAATGGGCACGCCGCCCATGTGCGAGCGGAACCGGCGCGTATACTCGACCTCCGCGGTGAAACGCGTGTGGTAGACCATACCGAGGCTGAAGCGCGCGGTGGGCTTGAACAGGAGGCCCATCGTGTAGTTGATGCCCTCGAAATCGTCGTAATTCTCCTCGACGGAGTAGTGGCCGAACGAAGCGGGCGTGACCACGCCGTTGGTGCTGAAGAACGAGGCGCCTTTCTGGCGTGTTTCCCACTCGTTGCTCGAGATGAGCGACTGGTCCCACAGATTGACGGCGAGGCCGAGCGACAGGCGGTCCGTGATCTCGAACGCGATTGCTGGCGTGAGGGTCGAAAGACTGCCGCGCTGCGCATAGTCGCCGCGGAAGCGCGCGCCCGTGATGCCGCCCGCGCCCGCCGTGAAGAACCGGACGTCGTACTCGAGGCTGCGGTCGAAGTCATACTGCCGCTGGTAATTGAGGCTGAGCAGCAGGTTGCGGCCCGCGATCGTCCGGCGCACGGGATAGACCACGCTGGCGTAGTTGAGGTCGTCCAGGTTTACGCCGTGGTCGTCATCCATTCCGGGGAACACGCGCGAATCGAATTCCTCGTTGAAGCGTTTCCAGCTGTAGACGAGCGAGAGTTCCGGCCGTTCGAGTTGGGTCAGGCCGGCCGGGTTCCAGGACGCGGCGGTCGCGTCGTCCGCAATCGCAATGAACGCGCTGCCCATGCCGAGCGCGCGAGCGCCGCTGCCGACCTTGCTCGGCGACGAGTTGATCTGCAGTTGCGCCCAAGCTGCCGCCGGGGCCAGCAGCACGGCCGCAACCAAGCTACATAGTAATAGCCGGCATGCCTTTTTCAAGCTGGGTCCCCTCCTCGGTCGTTTCCACCGTTTTCGCGCGGGCGCCGCTCGATTGCACGCTCTGCACCTTCGCGCGGCCCACCTCCACGTACTCTCCGGGCGCGAGCACTTCGCCCGTGGCTTCATCGACCCAGGGTTCTTCCTCGCGCACGACGAGCATATACGCGCCCGGGCGGACGCCGTCCTCGGGCGTCCAATTGACCAATACCTCCGCCCCGGCGTCCTGTGGGCGCACCGCGAGCAATTCGCCGGACAAGCGCGGGAACAACTCCGCAAGCTGGCTCACGATGGCCGCGCAGCCCGCCGCGACCTTGGCGCGGTCGTCCTTGTTGTCGATGAACGCGTCGAGCGTCGCGATGACATCCGATGTCTCGGTGCTGATCGCGCGCGCTTTCAGTTCGAGCCCTTGCTGATCGCGCGGGAACACGTCCGCCACCAGGAACACCTGCGCGGGCGTCAATTTGCCCAACTGGATCGCCTCGTTCGGGTCGCCGAGCGCGGCGGACAACTGCTGCTCGGTCAGCACGTCCTGCAGGCGCGTGCGGTCCACGATGCGGAACCGCTCGCCGTTGACCAGTTCGCTCTCCGTCGAGACCCGCAGCAGTTCGGCCAGTGCCGGATCCACGCCGTTGCCCGCGAAAGCCAACACGGCTACGGGCATGCGCGATTCGCGGCTGTTGAGCATAACCGGCCGCACCTGGACCTGAAATTCCCTGCTGATCGTCGCGCCGCCTTCGTCTTGCGCCACGATCGACACGGGCACCGTCGCGGCGGCGCCGTCGTCTTCCGGCATATCGATGGGGATGCGGCGGTTGAAGCTCTCATGCGGCGCGCCGGTCAGTTCCGCGAACGGTTCGCCGTTGATGGTCAGCGACGCAACCTTCGTTTCCGTGACCACGTCGCCCGCGATGCGCAAGGTCCGGTTATGCCGGTAGGGCCTGTCCGGGTCAGGCGATTTCAGACTGATGCCGGGCACTTCTTCCGGCGTGGCGGTCAGCACCAGTTGCAGCATGCCCGCGCCGTTCCCGGCGACCCGCAACGACTCAGGCTGAGTCTGTTGCAGGCGCCAGAGCCGTGCGGCAGGCGATTGCGGCTGCCCGCGGAACACGCGGATGGCCGTGCGCGTCTCGTTGCCCGCGAGGTCGCGCGCGGCGATCACGACAATGTTCTCGCCGTCCGACAGCGGCACCTCCTGCTGGAATTCGAGCCGCGGCGCGCTTTGTGTTTCCGCGACGGCTTGCCCGCCGACCGCGACGGACGCCACGCCATACTTGTCCACGGCGGCGCCTTGCACCAGAACGGTTGCCGCATCGGTGACGAGCGCGTCCGCGGGCGCGAAGACGCCGACGGTCGGGCCGGTCAGGTCTACGGTCACTTGGACATCCTGCGCGAACTTCTTATCCGCGAGGTCCAGGGCCTCGAGTTGCAGGGTCTGCGCCCCTTCCGTGAGGATGACTTCCTCCGAAAACGCGAGTTGCCCGGGGCTGCCGCGCTGATAGAGGGGCCTGCCGTTGACCGTGACGCGGTTCACGCCGACATCGTCCTGGGCGGTGATTTCGAGCTGCACCTCCCTCGTGGCGACCAGCGCCCCCATCGGCGTATCCACGCTGACGGCGGGTGCAACGGTGTCCTGGACCGTGCCGTCTTGAATGCGGGCCCTGGTCACGAGATCGAGGTAATAGTGGGCGCGCTCCGTGTCCACGGCGTCGAGGGACCGGCGCAAAAACTGTTCGGCGAGCTCGAGATTGCCCGTCTGGTAATAGACGACGCCCAGTTCGCGGTTCGGGAAGTATTCGACAAAATGCAGTCCGTAGGTGCGCGCGCGCCACGTGTCGCGCGTGTATCCCTGGAGCGCCCTTTCGAAGTCCGCCTGAGCCTCTTCATGGAATTGCCCGGCGAGGTATGAGGCGCCCCGCTCGTAATAGCTCCACCAGCGTCCTCGAAAAACGCCGCGCGTGACCCCGTAGCGCACCCCGTCGCGCTCGCGGTACGCGACAGACTCCGTTGCGCAACCGGCGGCGACGACGCCCAGGAAGAAAAGGGCGGCCAGTCGCTTGTACATGGTTAGATCTGCCTCCTACCTGTGTAAAGCCTAACACACGGCGCGGTTATTGTAAATCACCGGCCTGGGCTCAAGTCATCTCCTGCCGTCTCTGCCGGCGGGCTCCGGGGCAGGCAGGAACAGGTCCTGCACCCGGGCCACGAAATCGGAGACGAGAAACGGCTTTTCCATGTGCGGCCTGCCGGATTCTTCGAGGAATTTGCGGGTTTCGTAAGTCATGGTGTCCGCGGTGATAAACAGCACGCGGGCCGCGAGGTCGGGGTGGGCGCCGCTGAGGAACCGGTACAGATGCTGGCCGTTCAATTCGCCGGGAAGCTGGATATCGATGACCAGCCCGTCGCAGGCGCTGCGGGAAATCAGGGAGAGCGCCTCGGCGCTCGTAGCCGCGGTTTCGATGATGTAACCGTGGCGTTCGAGGGCGGTTCGCAGCAGTTCGAGCAGGTCCAGTTCGTCATCGACGATGATCACGCGGCGCGCTGTTCCGGCCTTGCCGGAATCCGGGTCCACGCCGGCGGTTTCGTGGGGGCCGTGGAACAGGGGCATTTCGAACACGAAACAGGTCCCCGGTTTGCCGGAGTTTTCCAGGAACAGCCGGCCGCCGTGTTCCTGGGCCAGATACCGGGCCAGACTAAGGCCGAGTTCGGCCGCCGCGCCTTCGCCGCGCGCGGAAATGAACGGCTCGAAAAGCCGTTCGCGCGTACTCTCGGGGATTTCCGGACCGTTGTCGCACATCGCAACGCGCACCGAATCGCCGGAGGCTTCCACGGTGACCGCGACTTCGGAAGCGCCGACGTGGATCGCGTGTTCAACGAGGTTGGTGCAGATCTGGCTGAGCTGTTCCGGGACGGCCAGGACGAAACAGGGTTGCTGCGGATAGCTCCACCTGAAACGGCAGCGGCTCGAATTCACGTACAGCGGCTGAATGGATTCCCGAATCAGCGCAACCAGGTTCGTGGGGACGGTCTCCCCTTTAAGACCCTGGCCGAACTCGAGCAGGTCGTCCACAATCCTCTTGCAGCGCAGGCCGTTGCTGAGCAGGCGCCCCACGGCGTCCGCGGTCTTCTCGGGCGTCATGCCGGTCGCGAGCATTTCGGCGAAACCGATGACGATGCTCAGCGGATTACGCAATTGGTGCGCCACGGTGACGGCAAGCTGCGAGGCGAGGGAGGTTTGCTGGTGTTCGATGAAAGAGCGTTCGAGCGTACGGTACCGCGTAACGTCGCGCAGGATGGAGATGATGCGGCTGACCGTGTTCGACGGGGTGCGCTGAGGGGCGACCACCACCTCGATCCACCGTTCTCCATCCTCGCGCCTGTACGGGACGACGTCGCGCAGGGTCCGGCCCGATTGCATTACCGAGATCCAGGCGGGGGGCGCCTCGGCGTCTTGAGCCCCATTCAGCAACGCGTGGCAATAGGCCGGCGGCAAATCGGAGTGGTCGTCCATGAGCTTGCGCGCGAAGTTGCTTGTAAAGAGGACCTCGCCGTTCAGGTCAATCAATTGAAATCCGATACCCAGGACTTCCGCGAGGTCGTCAAACAAACTCAGCCGGTGCACGAGCGGAAAGGAGGAAGGTTCGGCAAGGTCGGTGATGCCCACGGCCAGCCCGCAACGGAGCCCTTGGTCGTCGAACATGGGATGGAACGTAAACCTGCAGGGCAACGGCGTTCCTTTCGAGGAACGCAATGTGCCGGTGAAGGCCTGCGGCCCGGCGGCGCGGCGTTGCCGCAATGCTCTGCGAAATTCCCGTGCGGTCTCGGGCACACACCACGCTTCGATCGCGAGGCCGGTCAGCGTCTCCTGACGCATGCCCATCAAATTGGCGCACGCAGTGTTCGCCAGCGAGATGTGGCCCTCCGCGTCGAGCATAAGACAGGGACCACCGAGGACTTCCATGATCGTGGCTTCGCGGCGGCGCGCGGCCGCGAGCACCTCCCGGTCAGCCTGTTCACAGAACCGG
Proteins encoded in this region:
- a CDS encoding undecaprenyl/decaprenyl-phosphate alpha-N-acetylglucosaminyl 1-phosphate transferase, with translation MIANQYLVYGYALGLSFLVALGLTEAVRRFALRRNIVDHPGERKIHAEPVPLLGGAAVVITFYGCLVAHVCAMLVMERYSLGWLEENLRISLGEGHRSKLAGIAGGGLLIFALGVWDDIKRLSPWTKLVVQLAAAGLLVWCGISVRLFFVDLPWLPESAAAWLSAALTITWIVFMTNSLNLLDNMDGLCGGVSVIAAFSFFLAVQTHGTEQEFVRLLLMVFAGAMGGFLYHNLNPARIFMGDAGALFSGFMLATVAVVGTFHTQTASSRIAVAAPLLALSVPLFDTFSVMYLRWRSGQSIMLGDKRHFSHRLVDLGMSTRQAVEFILLVAAVAGLGGALLPTATMTGTLIILGQTIGVFLLIVLLMNAGNKRGGNHQ
- a CDS encoding Gfo/Idh/MocA family oxidoreductase yields the protein MIGLDTSHVIAFTQLLNDPNDPNHVPGAKVVAAYKGGSPDLESSSSRVDGYTEQLQRDFGVQVVASIEELCTLVDAIMLESVDGRPHLEQVKPVFAAGLPVFIDKPLAGSLRDAIAIARLGKEHNTPWFSCSSYRYYESLTSLLQQDVGDIRGAVSWGPCSLEEHHPDLFWYGVHPTEALFTVLGRGCESVVRTTTPDTDVVTGVWSNGRVGTLIGLRNQATPHKVVIFGTKAVVEQEESGDYAPMVREAVKFFQTRIAPIDPEETIEMFAFMEAADESKRLGGAPVRIQDVIAKATAE
- a CDS encoding glycosyltransferase; translation: MKILHVYKDFYPPVAGGMERHIGLMCRYQRQWAEVEALVCSGTPRTRVVERDGTRVTEAGEWGRFQSAPFSPSFPWRLRRMRADVVVVHVPNPTAELSWLLARPRGRLVVRYHSDVVRQARAMRLYRPFLMHFLRQAAVIIPTSPAYVETSPILAELRDRCRVVPLGILPEEFEHPNAARVAALRAQYGRDYVLFSGRHRYYKGLPYLVRAAQGIRAKVVIAGDGPERSEVMALARELGVDIAFPGELSHEDLVAHVHGCAVFAFPSVERSEAFGISILEAHACGKPVVATRLGTGVEYANLDSRTGLNVAPRDPDALAEAVNALLDDPARRESMGAYARERVRRDFHAETAARAEFALFQEVWRGHLGRD
- a CDS encoding O-antigen ligase family protein → MSRKQSARNSTPRNTQPSGVSNPEAVRSWPADFPRPRVLYSALGALAAFAAAAFFLLLLKFYFPGSALLARVDVAALVVAASLALIAGLGMTHPSFGLAMLAFLRHWLDGQTYPGDEAYFTCATLFLFVLWGVRVLMRGGRIQHAGPALLLGAFLVAGAFTALTTYQFDNTYHRILQWSSFLALFMLATSALRSRAAVAVVAAGFAAGELCHAVYAVMQYEFVFDYTRQEMLKDPRILYRIFGVTEPTPELLRRLNINRAFGTMLFPNALGAFLILGIPLSIGAAMHGVLRHNETACAQTGKVSRAAAFRLALLVLITSMAVSFYITALYVMLAHIERDVPFLFALAFAAAVLVGVAHGAIAYRYAVSRGVWPAGYAFTAYFFLFLVVVQCIALWLTFSRGAMLSLALASAAAAAILWAARRGPRAPAPAARTAAAALLALCCGAVALNFGQARAQDAAPAPVAATANTGEVAAAPTPEMPEVNRQLLEEGASVRMQDLLDPSSFALRATYWKVGLRMAADNPLLGVGWGNFGVAYPQYQTVDAGDVQTAHNDYLQALCETGIFGFLAFTGFWAYFAVWGAVRIVREHRRADRWLLAGLYAGVLAFLIHSLVDFNFYNTSLVFYVCLIAALFYARAQTAEAGTETASGGRHTAHQIIVLALLTGAALIAGMSLRVYRQNHAISGNWVNVASLDRLQDRFDVGRTCLRGVFDYGMDQELARRNSAQPTKRVPGVRLVDVLTFFQPGLSQDAELNELRQTLERIGTLAAPTAAGGWRRLEPGDPLTRETWIWFNRKPWAALEVAMDAAEAWIRELEALDRMFPHRPDFAAHILDWYDMLLDVTEGGSQQDRFQRCLAGYLQWAEKAVARSPLRSEFRTRYGAGLWKKGRSTPVESRMTYFEQAIEQYRWAQRLRPEASSQANWDLRGALKGYGELLIENGSKEKGERYLEESETYREKALAVYEERIRLGLPF